A single Oryctolagus cuniculus chromosome 16, mOryCun1.1, whole genome shotgun sequence DNA region contains:
- the LOC100357100 gene encoding protein lin-28 homolog A — protein sequence MGSVSNQQFAGGCTKAAEKAPEEAPEDAARAADEPQLLHGAGICKWFNVRMGFGFLSMTARAGVALDPPVDVFVHQSKLHMEGFRSLKEGEAVEFTFKKSAKGLESIRVTGPGGVFCIGSERRPKGKSMQKRRSKGDRCYNCGGLDHHAKECKLPPQPKKYHFCQSISHMVASCPLKAQQAPSAQGKPAYFRDDEEEIHSPAMLPEAQN from the coding sequence ATGGGCTCCGTGTCCAACCAGCAGTTTGCAGGTGGCTGCACCAAGGCGGCGGAGAAGGCGCCCGAGGAGGCGCCGGAGGACGCGGCCCGGGCGGCGGACGAGCCGCAGCTGCTGCACGGGGCCGGCATCTGTAAGTGGTTCAACGTGCGCATGGGGTTCGGCTTCCTGTCCATGACCGCCCGCGCCGGGGTCGCGCTCGACCCCCCGGTGGACGTCTTTGTGCACCAGAGTAAGCTGCACATGGAGGGCTTCCGGAGCCTGAAGGAGGGTGAAGCAGTGGAATTCACCTTCAAGAAGTCCGCCAAGGGCCTGGAATCCATCCGTGTCACCGGGCCTGGTGGGGTGTTCTGTATTGGCAGTGAGAGGCGGCCAAAGGGGAAGAGCATGCAAAAGCGCAGATCTAAAGGAGACAGGTGCTACAACTGTGGAGGTCTAGACCATCATGCCAAGGAGTGCAAGCTGCCACCCCAACCCAAGAAGTACCACTTCTGCCAGAGCATCAGCCATATGGTGGCCTCGTGCCCCCTGAAGGCCCAGCAGGCCCCCAGCGCCCAGGGAAAGCCAGCCTACTTCCGGGACGATGAAGAGGAGATCCACAGCCCTGCCATGCTCCCTGAGGCCCAGAATTGA